The following are encoded together in the Rhizobium sp. SSA_523 genome:
- a CDS encoding aldo/keto reductase, translating into MQRIALAPDYKISRVIRGGWQLAGGHGAIDAEAAIDDMVAFADAGITTFDCADIYTGVEEMIGRFRLKYRDLRGEEALRAIRVHTKFVPDLAVLSTISKAYVESVIDTSLKRLNLQRLDLVQFHWWAYDIPGWQETAGWLKELQHAGKIDKISATNFDSDHIDALVSGGLPLTSLQLQYSLLDRRPEKRMVSLAQEKNFSLLCYGTVAGGFLSDKWLGVAEPMHPLENRSLTKYKLIIDDIGGWDQFQALLTVLRQIADRHETDIATIASAAMLRRPAVAAVIVGARNRDHLASNLAISDTNLSAQDLSEIEAVMAGCRELEGDVYSLERDRKGRHGSIMKYNLNKGE; encoded by the coding sequence ATGCAACGCATAGCGCTAGCCCCCGATTACAAAATTTCCCGCGTCATTCGCGGCGGCTGGCAATTGGCCGGCGGCCATGGCGCAATCGACGCCGAGGCGGCGATCGACGATATGGTGGCCTTTGCCGATGCCGGGATCACCACCTTCGACTGCGCCGACATCTACACCGGCGTCGAGGAGATGATCGGCCGGTTCCGCCTGAAATACCGCGACCTGCGCGGCGAGGAGGCGCTGCGCGCGATCCGGGTCCACACCAAGTTCGTGCCGGATCTTGCGGTCCTCTCGACGATCAGCAAGGCCTATGTCGAGAGCGTCATCGATACCTCGCTGAAGCGTCTCAACCTGCAGCGGCTGGACCTCGTTCAGTTCCACTGGTGGGCCTATGACATTCCCGGCTGGCAGGAGACTGCGGGCTGGCTGAAGGAACTCCAGCATGCCGGCAAGATCGACAAGATCAGCGCCACCAATTTCGACAGCGATCATATCGATGCGCTGGTTTCCGGTGGCCTGCCGCTGACCTCGCTGCAGCTGCAATATTCGCTGCTCGACCGGCGCCCGGAAAAGCGCATGGTCTCGCTGGCGCAGGAGAAGAATTTCTCCCTCCTGTGTTACGGCACGGTTGCAGGCGGCTTCTTGAGCGACAAATGGCTCGGCGTTGCGGAGCCCATGCATCCGCTGGAGAACCGATCGCTGACCAAATACAAGCTGATCATCGACGATATCGGCGGCTGGGATCAGTTCCAGGCCCTTCTGACGGTTCTGAGACAAATTGCGGATCGCCATGAAACCGATATCGCAACCATCGCCAGTGCCGCCATGTTGCGCAGACCGGCTGTCGCAGCCGTCATTGTCGGCGCGCGCAACCGCGACCATCTGGCGTCGAACCTGGCTATTTCCGACACGAATCTGTCGGCGCAGGATCTCTCCGAAATCGAGGCCGTCATGGCCGGTTGCCGGGAGTTGGAGGGTGACGTCTATTCGCTGGAGCGCGATCGCAAGGGACGTCACGGCAGCATTATGAAATACAACTTAAACAAAGGGGAATGA